The proteins below come from a single Sediminispirochaeta bajacaliforniensis DSM 16054 genomic window:
- the glf gene encoding UDP-galactopyranose mutase: MVLDSIDVVVIGAGAAGITAARQAAERGKRVLVIEKRSHIGGHCYDRLDKNGIYIHQYGPHIFHTKNRRVWDFLSRFTEWHYYQHRVLGLIDGRLVPIPFNLHSLEALFPKSPQAGLERKLIDTFGFGSRVPIRTLKASDDDELKELSEFIYEKVFLHYTAKQWGVDPEAVDPSVSDRVPVVLSRDDRYFADPFQGIPRAGYTAMFSAMADHPSIHLLLQCDGLDLIRLDSGTIFLEGRPFSGDVIYTGPVDELFASCEGPLPYRSLDIRFEAMDVDRYQKAAVVNYPNNYDFTRITEFKQFQLSPPLGRSVVCREYPCDYEKGRNNPYYVIKNSDTEALFGRYKALADAYGNLHLLGRLAEYRYYDMDKVMESALSLALGLFA, translated from the coding sequence ATGGTGTTGGATAGTATTGATGTTGTGGTGATCGGGGCCGGGGCGGCCGGCATTACCGCTGCCCGTCAGGCGGCGGAACGTGGTAAGCGGGTGCTTGTCATAGAAAAGCGCTCCCATATCGGCGGCCACTGCTATGATCGGCTGGATAAAAATGGGATTTACATCCACCAGTACGGGCCCCATATCTTTCATACGAAAAATCGCCGGGTATGGGATTTTCTCTCCCGTTTTACCGAGTGGCATTATTACCAGCATCGGGTATTGGGGCTGATCGACGGAAGGCTTGTGCCGATTCCCTTTAATTTGCACAGCCTGGAAGCACTTTTTCCAAAAAGCCCCCAGGCAGGGCTGGAACGGAAGCTGATCGATACCTTCGGTTTCGGCTCCAGGGTTCCGATCAGAACGCTTAAGGCTTCGGATGATGATGAGCTCAAGGAGCTTTCCGAGTTCATCTACGAGAAGGTTTTTCTCCACTATACGGCAAAGCAGTGGGGTGTTGACCCTGAGGCGGTGGACCCTTCGGTCTCCGACCGGGTTCCGGTGGTGCTTTCCAGGGACGACCGCTACTTTGCCGATCCCTTTCAGGGGATTCCCCGTGCAGGTTACACGGCCATGTTTTCCGCCATGGCCGATCATCCTTCCATCCATCTGCTGCTACAGTGCGATGGCCTGGATCTGATACGGCTTGATTCTGGTACGATTTTTCTTGAAGGAAGGCCGTTTAGCGGAGATGTGATCTATACGGGGCCTGTGGACGAGCTGTTTGCTTCCTGCGAGGGGCCGCTTCCCTACCGCTCTCTGGATATCCGTTTCGAGGCGATGGATGTCGACCGCTACCAGAAAGCTGCCGTGGTCAACTATCCGAACAACTACGATTTTACCCGCATCACGGAGTTTAAGCAGTTTCAGCTCTCCCCTCCTTTAGGCAGGAGCGTGGTGTGCAGGGAGTACCCCTGCGACTATGAAAAGGGGCGGAACAACCCCTATTACGTGATAAAAAACAGTGATACCGAGGCGCTGTTCGGCCGCTACAAGGCCTTGGCCGATGCGTATGGGAACCTGCATCTTTTGGGACGGCTTGCCGAATACCGCTACTACGACATGGACAAGGTGATGGAAAGCGCCCTTTCCCTTGCCTTGGGCCTCTTTGCGTGA
- a CDS encoding ABC transporter ATP-binding protein, with translation MSDEKKPILEVEDVHLKYSFYRPQAMKEVILQRKRKEKREFEALRGISFTLGSGMNLGVIGSNGSGKSTLLRVLANTLFPDSGRVINRAKSVSLLSLGVGFKPDLTGHENIYLNGLLLGLSQKELKERMGKIIAFSELGDFIGNPVRTYSSGMKSRLAFSIAVNVDPDLLLIDELFSVGDERFKEKSRKKMESMISDNRTVVMVSHSMNMITQYCQKVLWIEEGVVKSYGDSEEVATAYLEYMK, from the coding sequence ATGAGCGATGAGAAAAAGCCTATCCTGGAAGTTGAGGATGTCCATCTCAAATACTCTTTTTACCGTCCCCAGGCGATGAAAGAGGTGATCCTGCAGCGGAAGCGAAAGGAAAAAAGGGAATTTGAAGCCTTAAGGGGTATTTCTTTTACCCTTGGTTCCGGTATGAACCTTGGTGTTATTGGATCAAATGGTTCAGGAAAGTCGACGCTTTTACGGGTTTTGGCTAATACGCTTTTTCCTGACAGCGGGAGGGTGATAAACCGGGCTAAGTCGGTTTCGCTCCTGAGCCTCGGGGTCGGCTTCAAGCCCGATTTGACGGGGCATGAAAATATCTATCTTAACGGCCTTTTACTTGGACTTTCACAGAAGGAGCTAAAAGAGCGGATGGGGAAAATTATTGCATTCTCCGAGCTTGGAGACTTTATTGGAAATCCTGTGCGTACCTATTCCTCGGGGATGAAATCGAGACTTGCGTTTTCTATTGCCGTGAATGTTGATCCTGACCTTTTGCTCATTGATGAGCTTTTTAGTGTTGGAGACGAACGGTTTAAAGAAAAGAGCAGAAAGAAAATGGAGTCAATGATTTCGGATAACAGAACGGTTGTAATGGTTTCTCATAGCATGAATATGATTACACAATATTGTCAAAAAGTACTGTGGATAGAAGAGGGAGTCGTTAAAAGCTATGGAGACTCGGAAGAGGTAGCAACAGCTTATCTGGAATATATGAAATAA
- a CDS encoding ABC transporter permease, whose amino-acid sequence MLRYVRQFFRDLKKYRHYTAYSVKSSLKAELSNTILGYFWWLLDPFLNMLVYTFLVQGIFRRATPAYPVYVFCALLPWKVATTTMSQSTRCIRANAGIIKQVYLPKFILPLVVVFTNSIKLAFGLLILGAMLWVYHIPLSWHILEFIPAFLVFLLFYYSIGLLFTHIGVLFDDMSHLVNYLVMFWYFASPGIWSIDQLPAQFARIIWCNPNTAFFMSFRNTLMYGASPYYKYLGVWAVVSVLLMLIGIPLLYRSDKNYSKVI is encoded by the coding sequence GTGCTGCGTTATGTGAGACAATTTTTCAGGGACCTTAAGAAATATCGACATTATACGGCCTATTCGGTGAAATCGAGTCTCAAGGCCGAGCTGAGCAATACCATCCTTGGCTACTTCTGGTGGCTTCTGGATCCCTTCTTGAATATGCTTGTCTATACCTTTCTGGTACAGGGGATCTTTAGAAGAGCGACCCCGGCCTATCCTGTCTATGTTTTTTGTGCTCTTTTGCCCTGGAAGGTTGCAACAACTACCATGAGTCAGAGTACCAGGTGCATCAGGGCAAACGCGGGGATCATTAAGCAGGTGTATCTTCCAAAGTTTATCCTCCCGCTGGTGGTTGTTTTTACCAATAGCATCAAGCTTGCCTTTGGATTGTTGATTCTGGGGGCTATGCTGTGGGTCTACCATATACCCCTTTCCTGGCACATACTAGAGTTTATTCCTGCCTTTCTGGTTTTTTTGCTCTTTTACTATTCCATCGGCCTTCTTTTTACCCACATTGGGGTTCTGTTCGATGATATGAGCCACCTGGTGAACTATCTTGTCATGTTCTGGTACTTTGCCTCTCCGGGTATATGGAGCATTGATCAGCTGCCTGCACAATTTGCTAGAATCATCTGGTGTAACCCTAATACGGCTTTTTTCATGAGTTTTCGCAATACCCTGATGTATGGGGCCTCTCCATATTACAAATATTTGGGGGTATGGGCCGTTGTTAGTGTCCTTCTGATGCTGATTGGTATTCCACTGTTATACCGCTCGGATAAGAACTACAGCAAGGTGATCTGA